The following are from one region of the Lynx canadensis isolate LIC74 chromosome D4, mLynCan4.pri.v2, whole genome shotgun sequence genome:
- the CD4H9orf152 gene encoding uncharacterized protein C9orf152 homolog → MKGLPCPCPALPHLWWLGSCFMAEGSGTQAPGKGPRLSIQLLRAQYEGLRRQQRAQAHLVVLPKGGYASAPAESMVSAVWINKERRCSLSLEEADPEAEVMLEEADRGCLQVPESPWHKHLEMHRWVQTFHQETGLQVKHKGKLMGSEQRLPQEGDPGSFENNQMTQQGTSILETARHECQEDNVQTNAAGSGLNIGIQCPPSIKNPHRSEKPAHYPFPQRKTPRISQAARNLGLYGPA, encoded by the exons ATGAAGGGGTTGCCCTGCccatgccctgccctgccccatttGTGGTGGCTGGGGTCTTGCTTCATGGCTGAGGGCTCGGGGACTCAGGCCCCGGGGAAAGGGCCCCGGCTCAGCATCCAGCTCCTGAGAGCCCAGTACGAAGGCCTGCGTCGGCAGCAGAGGGCCCAGGCCCACCTGGTGGTGCTCCCGAAAG GAGGGTACGCGTCTGCTCCTGCAGAGTCCATGGTCAGTGCTGTTTGGATTAACAAGGAGAGAAGGTGTTCCCTGTCTCTGGAAGAGGCAGATCCTGAAGCAGAGGTGATGCTGGAGGAGGCTGACAGAGGCTGTCTTCAGGTCCCCGAATCTCCATGGCACAAGCACCTAGAGATGCACCGCTGGGTCCAGACCTTCCATCAGGAAACCGGTCTTCAAGTGAAACACAAGGGCAAGCTCATGGGGTCCGAGCAAAGGCTCCCTCAGGAAGGAGACCCGGGCTCGTTTGAAAACAATCAGATGACTCAGCAAGGGACCAGCATTCTGGAAACAGCCCGGCATGAATGTCAGGAGGACAATGTCCAAACAAACGCAGCGGGATCTGGCTTAAATATCGGCATTCAGTGCCCTCCTTCCATAAAGAACCCACACAGGTCTGAAAAACCAGCTCACTATCCATTTCCCCAGAGGAAAACTCCCAGGATCTCTCAAGCTGCCAGGAACCTGGGCTTATATGGCCCAGCCTGA